Below is a window of Zymoseptoria tritici IPO323 chromosome 12, whole genome shotgun sequence DNA.
CGGTAGGAGCCGGGGAAGCGTTCGTTGAGTTCCTCCCGGGTGGCGAAGTGCTCCAAGCACTGCGGATCGAAGGCTGTGATGAAAGCGACGTCGCCAGGCCGTTCTTTCGGGTAGGCATACGTCTTGTACTCTTCCAGGACGTCATTGAGAGGGACACCTTGACATTTCCTGAGGCAGGCGATGACGCAGCCCGTACGGTGTTTACCCTGGTTGCAGTGGATGTAGACAGGATAATTGGCCGGGTTAGAGACGAAGAGGATTGCCTGGGCGATGGACTCCTTTGTCATCTTCACCATACCATCtttgttggcggcgatggagatgtgAGCGCGATTGACCTTGTTGGAGTCGAGAAAGTTGTGGAGGCTTTCGCTGGGTTCGGTATCGACGAGTTTGCTACGAAGATGTCAGTCTACAGTCGTGGAAGGATGTTTGGCAATCGCGACATACAGAATCGAGCGGATCTTCAGCGATCCCATGAAGTCAAGATGCTTGTCCTGCGGGAAACCACTGCGGTACACCGTATTGCGTTCGACCATGCCATAGTTCG
It encodes the following:
- the MgPTP7 gene encoding tyrosine protein phosphatase 7 (putative dual spec /; MgPTP7, putative dual spec), which encodes ESSTGTPPKVTIAPLPARLMNFIPPANYGMVERNTVYRSGFPQDKHLDFMGSLKIRSILKLVDTEPSESLHNFLDSNKVNRAHISIAANKDGMVKMTKESIAQAILFVSNPANYPVYIHCNQGKHRTGCVIACLRKCQGVPLNDVLEEYKTYAYPKERPGDVAFITAFDPQCLEHFATRE